The proteins below are encoded in one region of Apteryx mantelli isolate bAptMan1 chromosome 25, bAptMan1.hap1, whole genome shotgun sequence:
- the PACSIN1 gene encoding LOW QUALITY PROTEIN: protein kinase C and casein kinase substrate in neurons protein 1 (The sequence of the model RefSeq protein was modified relative to this genomic sequence to represent the inferred CDS: substituted 1 base at 1 genomic stop codon) has translation MSGSYDESAAAAEEITDSFWEVGNYKRTVKRIDDGHRLCNDLMNCVHERAKIEKSYAQQLTDWSKRWRQLIEKGPQYGSMEKAWGAIMTEADKVSELHQEVKNSLLNDDFEKVKNWQKDAYHKQIMGGFKEAKEAEDGFRKAQKPWAKKLKELETAKKAYHLACKEEKLAMTREANSKSEQSNTPEQQKKLQDKVEKCKQDVQKTQEKYEKVLDELNKCTPQYIESMEQVFEQCQQFEEKRLNFLKEVLLDIKRHLNLAESSSYANVYRELEQTIRLSDAQEDLRWFRSTSGPGMPMNWPQFEEWNPDLTHTITRKEKLKKGEGVTLTNASSGAETGPACXGPRSPVTVGRLQHPSTCFDRPSPSFLPTPSVSSHDRGQTYSAEWSDDEGSNSFNTSEANGGTNPFDEESSGKGVRVRALYDYDGQEQDELSFKAGDELTKLGEEDEQGWCKGRLDNGQLGLYPANYVEAI, from the exons ATGTCGGGTTCCTACGATGAGTCTGCAGCAGCTGCGGAGGAAATAACTGACAGCTTCTGGGAG GTGGGGAACTACAAGCGCACGGTGAAGCGGATCGACGACGGGCACCGGCTCTGCAATGACCTCATGAACTGCGTGCACGAGAGGGCCAAGATCGAGAAGTCCTATGCCCAGCAGCTCACCGACTGGTCCAAGAGGTGGAGGCAGCTCATTGAGAAAG GCCCCCAGTATGGCAGCATGGAGAAGGCATGGGGTGCCATCATGACGGAGGCGGACAAGGTGAGCGAGCTGCACCAGGAGGTGAAGAACAGCCTGCTGAACGACGACTTCGAGAAGGTCAAGAACTGGCAGAAGGATGCTTACCACAAGCAGATCATGGGAGGCTTCAAGGAGGCCAAGGAGGCAGAGGACGGCTTCCGGAAAGCGCAGAAACCCTGGGCCAAGAAGCTcaaggag ctgGAGACAGCCAAGAAAGCCTACCACCTGGCCTGCAAGGAGGAGAAGCTGGCGATGACCCGGGAAGCCAACAGCAAGTCAGAGCAGTCCAACACCCCTGAGCAGCAGAAGAAACTCCAGGACAAAGTGGAAAAGTGCAAGCAAGATGTGCAAAAG ACTCAGGAGAAGTACGAGAAGGTTTTGGACGAGCTGAACAAGTGCACCCCACAGTACATCGAGAGTATGGAGCAGGTCTTTGAGCAGTGCCAGCAGTTTGAGGAGAAGAGGCTCAACTTCCTCAAGGAAGTGCTCCTGGACATCAAGAGGCACCTGAacctggcagagagcagcag CTACGCCAATGTCTACCGGGAGCTGGAGCAGACCATCCGCCTCTCGGATGCGCAGGAGGATCTCCGGTGGTTCCGCAGCACCAGTGGCCCAGGGATGCCCATGAACTGGCCCCAGTTCGAG GAGTGGAACCCGGACCTGACGCACACGATAACACGAAAAGAGAAGCTGAAGAAGGGCGAGGGGGTGACCCTGACCAACGCCAGCAGCGGGGCTGAGACGGGG CCTGCTTGCTGAGGTCCTCGTTCCCCTGTAACCGTGGGAAGGCTGCAGCACCCGTCCACCTGCTTTGACcgcccttctccctccttccttcccaccccCAGCGTGAGCAGCCACGACCGTGGCCAGACCTACAGTGCAGAGTGGTCCGACGACGAAGGCAGCAACTCCTTCAATACCAGTGAGGCCAATGGTGGCACCAACCCCTTCGACGAGGAGTCGTCGGGGAAGGGTGTGCGGGTGCGGGCTCTGTATGACTACGACGGGCAGGAGCAGGACGAGCTCAGCTTCAAAGCAG GTGATGAGCTAACCAAACTAGGTGAAGAAGATGAGCAAGGATGGTGCAAAGGGCGCTTGGACAACGGGCAGCTAGGTCTCTACCCAGCCAACTACGTGGAGGCTATCTAA
- the SPDEF gene encoding SAM pointed domain-containing Ets transcription factor, whose translation MGSASPRLPAPPAGRGGALQHAALLPTARDPGARGWGAPGSRSPPATPEQSLPAFCLHYFDMLYSEEAAWAPKGPGEPSQGSTQGGRGEAQKEPEQCPVIDSQGLGLGAELDFQGSLHLEEHSLEQVQSMVVGEVLKDIETACKLLNIAADPADWSPGNVQKWILWTEHQYRLPQIGKSFQELSGKDLCAMSEEQFCQRSPVCGDVLHAHLDIWKSAAWMKEKAAPGDGRYCGGDAGWADGEVDSSCAGQPIHLWQFLKELLLKPHNYGRFIRWLNKEKGIFKIEDSAQVARLWGIRKNRPAMNYDKLSRSIRQYYKKGIIRKPDISQRLVYQFVHPV comes from the exons ATGGGCAgcgccagcccccggctgcccgctccgccggccggccgcggcggcgccctgcAGCACGCGGCCCTGCTGCCAACGGCGCGGGACCCCGGCGCCCGCGGCTGGGGCgccccgggcagccgcagcccgcCGGCCACCCCGGAGCAGAGCCTGCCCGCTTTCTGCCTCCACTACTTCGACATGCTCTACTCGGAGGAGGCGGCCTGGGCGCCcaagggccccggggagccgtcGCAAGGCAGCACCCAGGGCGGCCGCGGCGAGGCGCAGAAGGAGCCGGAGCAGTGTCCCGTCATCGACAGccagggcctggggctgggcgCCGAGCTGgacttccagggcagcctgcacCTGGAGGAGCACTCGCTGGAGCAGGTGCAGAGCATGGTGGTGGGCGAGGTGCTGAAGGACATCGAGACGGCCTGCAAGCTCCTCAACATCGCCGCAG ACCCCGCCGACTGGAGCCCCGGCAACGTGCAGAAGTGGATCCTGTGGACGGAGCACCAGTACCGGCTGCCGCAGATCGGGAAGTCCTTCCAGGAGCTGTCGGGCAAGGACCTGTGCGCCATGTCCGAGGAGCAGTTCTGCCAGCGCTCGCCGGTGTGCGGCGACGTCCTGCACGCTCACCTCGACATCTGGAAATCCG cCGCCTGGATGAAGGAAAAAGCCGCCCCGGGCGACGGGCGATACTGCG GGGGTGACGCCGGCTGGGCGGACGGCGAGGTGGACTCGTCCTGCGCCGGGCAGCCCATCCACCTCTGGCAGTTcctcaaggagctgctgctgaaaCCCCACAACTACGGGCGCTTCATCCGCTGGCTCAACAAGGAGAAAG GCATCTTCAAGATCGAGGACTCGGCGCAGGTGGCGCGGCTGTGGGGCATCCGGAAGAACCGCCCGGCCATGAACTACGACAAGCTGAGCCGCTCCATCCGGCAGTATTACAAGAAGGGCATCATCCGGAAACCCGACATCTCCCAGCGCCTCGTCTACCAGTTCGTGCACCCGGTCTGA